The following proteins come from a genomic window of Palaemon carinicauda isolate YSFRI2023 chromosome 12, ASM3689809v2, whole genome shotgun sequence:
- the LOC137651105 gene encoding uncharacterized protein, whose product MGIKPPSFDWQGSNLPHSFKTFRRYCELILATPTYTCKQGPEIVNYIVLWMGPQAVEIFDNWTHFMDEQRSSPTDVWEAFVNYFEPKSNFRLARFQLRELIQRQEEPINSYINRLKVQDQRCNFEGNNLEDNLLDQVIKGTAHVAVQLQQLGHVNKSIDSLQKVKLRHKSRPKAKNCLFCGGKPHDCKDCPTIDDICKLCSKTGHWTKACQNTKRASSKSSVRSKPQNSRSQSSANANQSQPKPQQRFDRQVNAVNMYDLSSDFESMSMNNDANRSEAYASLKIKPYPDRTTNLRGKVDTGAQSNILPLRTFPRYVNSDDIPTSTTPSKMTLAAYNGTVIRQHGTLVLPCKLAENKWANCEFYVAETDGPVIFGLPMCTKLGLVTLNFAITHSDSSVRYTSLEDMKSHFPDRFEGIGKFSSEQKLTLKDDANPIKSELDRIVGLEVIRPEAEPTDWVSSITCVTKLDGSLRICLDPKDLNSALKRGQHHTPTVEELTHVFAGATVFSKLDAKHGYWCIPLDHDSQLLTTFNSPFRRYCFRRLPFGLNVSLNLFQRVMDKILQGLPGVVSIADDIIVYASTPAEHSERLSTLFNRARERGLLFNPAKYAISVSEVQFFGNIYSKSGVRPDPVKVQAIAQLKAPTSISEIQSFLGMANHLPPFVPNLSDHTAQLRKLLQKDIDFQWHPEHDEAFMSVKQHICQAGSLTYFDPSKPSVIQVDASQEALDAALLQDGRPIAFASKSLTDTEMRYANIERELLACVFGAERFHTYIYGKPFVIESDHKPLEMISKKNLTAAPTWLQRMFLRLQRYDYDIKYKPGREMTLPDSLSRLPKHGTDKPIDLNIKVCYVQFSNNKLAELRGTTASDDELVLLQKYIISGFSEKQRDLPAEIRKYWPYRDEFGIENGHTIKGEQLMVPESLRTQYLETIQ is encoded by the exons ATGGGCATAAAGCCACCCAGCTTTGATTGGCAAGGTTCCAACTTGCCACATTCattcaaaactttcagaagatattGCGAACTGATCCTTGCCACTCCCACCTACACTTGCAAACAGGGGCCAGAGATAGTAAACTACATAGTCCTCTGGATGGGGCCTCAAGCGGTAGAGATTTTTGACAACTGGACTCACTTCATGGATGAGCAACGTTCCAGTCCGACCGATGTGTGGGAAGCGTTTGTTAACTACTTCGAGCCCAAGTCAAACTTCAGGCTCGCCCGTTTCCAGCTGCGCGAACTCATACAGCGGCAGGAGGAGCCAATTAACAGCTATATCAACCGTCTCAAGGTGCAGGATCAACGATGCAATTTTGAAGGAAACAACCTTGAAGATAACCTCCTCGACCAGGTTATCAAAGGTACAGCACATGTCGCA GTCCAGCTACAACAATTGGGGCACGTCAACAAATCCATCGACTCCCTTCAGAAGGTGAAGTTGAGACACAAGAGCCGTCCGAAAGCAAAAAACTGTCttttctgtggcggaaaaccgcatgACTGCAAGGACTGTCCCACCATAGACGATATTTGTAAACTGTGTTCGAAAACGGGTCACTGGACAAAGGCTTGTCAAAACACTAAGCGAGCCAGTTCTAAGTCTAGTGTACGCTCCAAACCTCAGAACAGCCGATCGCAGTCAAGCGCAAATGCGAACCAATCACAGCCAAAGCCGCAACAGCGATTCGACCGCCAAGTTAACGCCGTGAATATGTACGACCTGAGCAGTGACTTTGAAAGCATGTCAATGAACAATGATGCCAACAGATCGGAAGCTTATGCATCGCTAAAAATCAAGCCATACCCTGATCGCACAACAAACTTGCGCGGGAAGGTCGACACCGGTGCGCAGAGTAACATCCTTCCACTCAGGACATTCCCTCGCTATGTCAACTCGGATGACATCCCGACATCTACAACTCCGTCCAAAATGACGCTCGCCGCCTACAATGGAACAGTCATCCGCCAGCACGGTACCCTCGTACTGCCGTGCAAATTGGCCGAAAATAAATGGGCAAACTGTGAGTTCTATGTGGCTGAGACCGATGGTCCTGTTATTTTTGGTCTACCCATGTGCACGAAACTTGGTCTAGTCACGCTTAACTTTGCCATTACTCATTCCGACAGCAGTGTGCGTTATACCTCATTGGAAGACATGAAAAGTCACTTCCCTGACCGGTTCGAGGGTATCGGTAAATTCAGTTCTGAGCAGAAACTAACTCTGAAGGATGACGCAAACCCA ATCAAAAGCGAACTCGATCGTATAGTGGGTCTTGAAGTAATCCGTCCTGAAGCGGAACCCACCGATTGGGTGTCCAGTATTACATGTGTGACAAAACTCGATGGATCTCTCAGAATATGCTTGGATCCAAAAGACCTCAACAGTGCTCTAAAGAGAGGTCAACACCACACGCCGACTGTGGAAGAACTAACACATGTTTTTGCTGGTGCAACAGTTTTCAGCAAGCTCGATGCAAAGCATGGCTACTGGTGCATCCCACTCGACCATGACAGCCAGCTGCTGACCACATTCAACAGCCCATTCAGGAGGTACTGCTTCCGAAGGCTCCCCTTTGGACTCAACGTAAGTCTAAATCTGTTTCAGCGAGTGATGGACAAGATCTTGCAGGGGCTACCCGGTGTTGTGTCGATTGCTGACGATATTATTGTATACGCATCTACACCAGCAGAGCATTCCGAGAGACTATCCACACTTTTCAATCGAGCTAGAGAGAGAGGACTCTTGTTCAACCCCGCGAAATACGCGATATCCGTGTCAGAGGTACAATtctttggcaacatctattccaaaagtggAGTCCGACCTGACCCAGTCAAGGTCCAAGCCATCGCTCAGCTCAAAGCACCAACTTCAATCAGTGAAATACAATCGTTCCTCGGAATGGCGAACCATCTGCCACCGTTCGTACCCAACCTAAGTGACCACACCGCCCAGCTGCGCAAGTTACTTCAAAAGGACATTGATTTCCAGTGGCATCCTGAACACGACGAAGCCTTCATGTCCGTAAAACAGCATATCTGCCAAGCAGGATCTCTCACTTACTTTGACCCGTCAAAGCCGTCTGTAATCCAAGTAGACGCGAGTCAAGAAGCCCTTGATGCAGCACTGCTTCAAGATGGCCGACCTATCGCTTTTGCATCGAAAAGTCTTACAGACACCGAAATGCGCTACGCCAACATTGAACGTGAACTATTGGCATGCGTCTTCGGTGCCGAACGTTTCCATACATACATTTACGGCAAACCATTTGTCATCGAGTCTGATCACAAACCACTCGAAATGATCAGTAAGAAGAACTTAACTGCCGCCCCAACATGGCTGCAACGGATGTTCCTGCGTCTTCAGCGCTACGATTACGATATAAAGTACAAACCCGGGAGGGAGATGACTTTGCCCGACAGCTTATCGCGACTCCCAAAACACGGCACCGACAAGCCGATAGACTTGAATATCAAAGTGTGCTATGTACAGTTCAGCAACAACAAGCTAGCGGAACTCAGAGGCACAACAGCTAGTGATGACGAACTCGTACTACTGCAGAAGTATATCATCAGCGGATTTTCCGAGAAGCAGAGAGATTTGCCTGCCGAGATCCGTAAATATTGGCCATATCGCGACGAATTCGGTATTGAAAACGGTCATACGATCAAGGGTGAACAGCTCATGGTCCCGGAAAGTCTGCGTACACAGTACCTCGAAACTATTCAATAA